A single Bacillus sp. HMF5848 DNA region contains:
- a CDS encoding SigB/SigF/SigG family RNA polymerase sigma factor, giving the protein MNPRRKKGQKLIQEYQKNQSEEKLNKIVEHYEALIRSMANKYARGRRFYEDIVQVGMLGLVKAVKRYDSSYGKVFDAYAIPTIVGEMKRFLRDKTWGVKVPRRVKELGPQIKKAVDELSRELQREPSLEEISEYLHITPEELLEANEAVRHYQTISFERSPGSMNDDESANLHHYVGKKDQQFALVENRMLLASIRSSLSEREQKILQYIFFENKSQQAVGKKLGISQMHVSRLQRNAIKKLRQEAVLT; this is encoded by the coding sequence GTGAACCCACGGAGGAAAAAAGGTCAAAAGCTTATACAAGAGTATCAAAAAAACCAATCTGAGGAAAAACTTAATAAAATTGTTGAGCATTATGAAGCTCTGATAAGATCAATGGCTAATAAATATGCTAGAGGTAGAAGGTTTTATGAGGATATTGTCCAAGTAGGAATGCTAGGATTAGTAAAGGCCGTTAAACGATATGATTCATCATATGGTAAAGTTTTTGATGCGTATGCTATTCCGACTATCGTAGGTGAGATGAAACGTTTCTTGCGTGATAAAACATGGGGTGTCAAAGTACCACGACGAGTGAAGGAGCTTGGGCCACAAATAAAAAAAGCAGTCGATGAATTAAGTCGGGAGTTACAGCGTGAACCGAGCCTAGAAGAAATTTCTGAATACTTACATATTACACCTGAAGAGCTTCTAGAGGCGAATGAAGCGGTTCGGCATTATCAAACGATATCATTTGAACGATCACCTGGAAGTATGAATGACGATGAGTCGGCAAATCTTCATCACTATGTTGGCAAGAAAGATCAACAGTTTGCTCTCGTCGAAAACCGAATGCTGTTGGCGTCTATTCGTTCATCTTTATCAGAACGTGAACAAAAAATTCTTCAATATATATTCTTCGAAAATAAAAGTCAACAAGCAGTTGGTAAGAAACTTGGTATATCACAGATGCATGTATCAAGGTTGCAAAGAAATGCAATTAAGAAACTCCGACAAGAAGCAGTGTTGACATAG
- the ndoA gene encoding type II toxin-antitoxin system endoribonuclease NdoA — translation MIVKRGDVYFADLSPVVGSEQGGVRPVLIIQNDIGNRFSPTVIVAAITAQIQKAKLPTHVEIDAKRYGFERDSVILLEQIRTIDKQRLTDKITHLDDEMMERVDEALQISLGLIDF, via the coding sequence TTGATCGTGAAGCGTGGCGACGTTTATTTTGCCGACCTATCCCCTGTCGTTGGTTCAGAGCAAGGAGGCGTTCGTCCTGTATTAATCATTCAAAATGATATCGGGAATCGTTTCAGTCCTACTGTAATTGTTGCTGCGATAACAGCGCAAATTCAAAAGGCAAAGCTGCCTACTCATGTCGAAATAGATGCAAAGCGTTATGGCTTTGAACGAGATTCTGTCATTCTGTTGGAACAAATTCGAACAATAGATAAGCAACGTCTAACTGATAAAATCACTCATCTAGATGATGAAATGATGGAAAGAGTAGACGAGGCTCTACAAATAAGTTTAGGACTTATTGATTTTTAA
- a CDS encoding CopG family ribbon-helix-helix protein, which translates to MSESSATTEIIVRLPQAMISELDGLIKQENGDRNEFIYQATKMYLRERKKRHIRESMRRGYMEMAKINLTIADEAFLAEYEADHTVERLVSGG; encoded by the coding sequence GTGTCTGAATCCAGCGCAACAACAGAAATAATTGTTCGATTACCACAAGCTATGATTAGTGAATTAGATGGTCTAATTAAACAAGAAAACGGAGACAGAAACGAATTTATATACCAAGCTACAAAAATGTATTTACGTGAACGTAAAAAGAGACACATTCGTGAATCTATGAGACGTGGTTATATGGAAATGGCGAAAATCAATCTAACAATCGCAGACGAGGCTTTTCTAGCAGAATATGAGGCTGACCACACCGTAGAACGTCTAGTTAGCGGGGGGTAA